The Vespa velutina chromosome 9, iVesVel2.1, whole genome shotgun sequence nucleotide sequence TGCAATGcacaatgtatatattgtacatgCACTGACCATGTAAGGGCTGATGAATCGCGGTAAACGAATTCGAGAAATGAATTTACATCCCATTTCCTGTatcctaaaatatatattacttatattatatatatagacacattattttaatttttataagttaaaaacttgatacaaaaaacaaagaattcatattataaaagatataatcacTTACTTTACATGATAACAAAACTAAGTCTTACCTTTTGATTATGTTCTCTATTAACTTAGGACACGTTTCTGCAGAAGCATTTTCTATCTTAAAGAAtgcagaaattttttttcccaatGTTCTTAAGTAGTACTTTAATTCTTCTCGTTGAAGACCTATGATATTTGTTAAAGTAATTATCAATAAAGTGACGTTTACAcgaataaagtttataaatatttgtagtaAATATAAGTTATTAATCATGATCtatattatacttactatTTGTTGACAAAGAAATCAAGCCAGAAAGTTCTAATTCAATGTCAGTAGAGAAAACGTTATTTATAGAGAACTTGGCTGGAGATATGTCAAtactatgaaaatataattctttttcctacaaagaaaacaatatgaGATCCATGAAAACaagtgatatttatattaacatatttatattaacatattttaaagacattttaaatactttatctttcttctttatagtTTATAGCATCTAATACCTTAGAGCGTTGATTATGTGATTCACAGTTGTTCAAGTTAACAACCGATGGAATTATAGTATCAGCAGTAGCATGTCCCAAAAGACATGCAATATCATGGGACAATTTTTCTGGTATTTCTTCTCCACATATTAATATCTACGAAAACATTTAGTATTATCTAGctgataatcataatatgaaaatactAAAAAGATTTTGTTACTCACTGAATTtggatcataaaaattatttagagatttgaaattataaCCATATTGATTTCCTAAAACCGTGATCGAATGTATCAGAACTTGAAATTGTTGTGTAAATTGAACCATATAATTCCGTGATATTTCCAAGagtaattgtttaatattggttgtagtaaaatatttctcatagtATGGAAATCTGAtatggtaataaaaattaaaaattttttcattagtatacatacatttgaTCCAGTTCAAAAGAGTACAAtagaatattaatacaaaCTTAAACTCTGCATGTTTTTCGAAAGATCCATTTTCTGcatattcgaaaatatatttaacaatattatgataatcTGTCAGGTCACTAgagttatatattttaggtCCCTCTGTATTGGCTAATAactttaaagatattataactggagagatatacatatattcaattatagTGGTTTTGTTACGCCGTAAGTtctataattacaatttttgttatttataatcattcataaaaatggtggcattaacaatatataaggtgctagaaaaacaaaaaataaaaatatgtttacatACGTCAGTATTTTTGTGATGCATATGTGTATGGACATTCGAAACATCCTTTCGAAGTTTTGCCGCTATGGAATACTTCGTTTCTGTAGTTTTCGGAATTAAGTTAATTAATGATAGCGCGACTTCTTCTTGGagatttatatcgaattttttgAGAATGACACTTATACCCCTACAAAAAATGTCGAATATGTACACATGTTATAAAAAAACTAACTTGATAAAAGTACGGTCTATTTGATAGTAATGTTGTTATATGTACGCACTTATAAATCGTTCTATGCAGCTTATTCtgttttaacaaaataaattctaaacaATGCTTTGATTTATGATTGCCCATAAAGTtagtgatatttttttctaagctGCAGTGTAGGACAACAGGAAAAGTGACATCGTGAAGTTGATTATCTACCtgaatataaacaattttgtaattattactgttatgAAATATGCATTGCAATCAAAGTACCTGTATCCGATGAATGTAACCTTGGAAATATGTCATTGTCATTGATTGCCTGCAATGTATCCAAATTCCTGGTGAATATGTTCTACGTAATTTTCCAAAAAAGGGTTTTGTCATATGCATTTTCACAAGATCAACctatgatgataatataatagaaaagttcgttgtatatgtaatatgtgtatatatatatacacatacatatacatacatacatatacacatatataatgtaatattcttaataattaaaagttcaTAGTACGGACTTACGTCAATAAAATTATCCAATTGTGTTTTTTTGaaggaatttatatatttattttctaaccaAGCACTTAATTCAAGTGATAaagttttccatttttttccaaAACAGAGTTCCCAACACGCAGAGGAATCAGTTATACttgcatatataaattctttaattctttcattgCATTTTGAAAtctacattaaatatattatgccGATAggtattaaaagtatttatgtaatagtaataattactttaatacTTTAAGCTACTTACAATGCTAACTCCAATGCCTGCAattgatagaaatatttctcgtttGCTAATTTCAGGTTCAATAATACTTCgtgcttttaaaaatatgcTTTCATCTTCAGTGAATAATAAGATACGTTGTGCAGCTTCCATATAGCTCACCCAATAAATAGTAATCTTATCTTTTCGCATTTGTCCTACTTTAGATGATTTTATTTcagaattacaatttttatcatcatcagcACTAGTAGTTATTTTCTCTTGTGAGTAGGATGATCTTGTATGCAAGAGTGACTTGGCAGTGGATACAGTGCAACCATCTCTGCATTCAACAGTAACAAAAGGTACAACTTCTTGTCCAAAGCCATCCtgcaattaaatataatattattaacatagagataaaaatcaataaatactaatacgaaaaataacataaataatatttacagttTCAAATCGAGCCTTGTAActagattttttattattataaatattccacATAAGTTCTCTTGACATACTGGGATCATCCCATGTATATAGTGTACTTTGAAATGGATTTAACAAGGTCACTTGTCCAGAGTTAATTTGATTGATTTTAAGAAATAGTTCAGTACAAAGATTATCAACTCTCACTGGTACATCCCCAACCATATATTTCCGAAATACAATGTAATATGGAGTATTTGTTCCACCTTCAATTTCTATGCATAGAGCTGACTATAAAATAAAGGTGAATAtagcatatttatttattcattcatttgattgatttatttttttagtaaaattgattaataaatatgaacaTACACCATTATCCATTCTTAATACAGTTTTTCCAATTTGTGTGATATCAAAATGTTGAGAATCTAATAGACTATGTTTCCATTTTACCCtcatttttaatgattctGTAACTGGCCAAAATGGAACTTCTTGTCCAGGTAATAAATCATTCCATAAATCAGCATGATCATTTTCTTCCATAAATCTTAGtgccttttttgttttgttatgaacgaaaaaatacggtagaaaagtaataatttttgtgaATAATGGAGACAAACGTGAGTTACTTATTTCTGCcaatattcgatattttcttccGCGTTCAATATCTTTGCAAACAATTAAAGACATAGAACTGATTCCATTCAGAAAAAATGGCAGAGACCATTCAGACTGATGAGCTCTCAATCTAATagtatctttcttattatttttttgcgaCAAAACCAATAATTCCTCTTCTGGAATCTCGTaggataaatttatatgacattcctaaaaatatgaaattaacataatcgaaaaataagttttttttttctacaaataaaaatattgtttaccTGTATAAATAATGGTAAACCAGTTTTATTAACTATCCAATATTGAGCATGGATAATAATATACCAGCTTTTAATTTTACACAATTCAACACGTATTATAAatggattaattaaatacgattCATTATCTGTACtcattaatacaaattttctttccaaatTCATATTGACTTTTATAGTTCCAGTCCATTGAGTTCCcaaataattttgaatctATATAAAAGTGTACAATGGTATAAATACggaaattttaacaatatatatatataatttttaatttataattatacgtGCCTTAAAATTGAATTGTATATCACCTGTATACATTAATGAGTGCACATTTACTTTATCACCTGGTTCAATTTTTACTTCATAATTTATACAAGGTATTCCAATATCAATAACAAAAGGTAACTGGTTATTGAGTATAACAGGtggaatgatatttattaaataattaggtACTCTAGAGCCTTGCGGGATTAACATTGGAACTTCAGTACCCACTACTTTTATGCAAAATacattttgattttcattattttttaatttacaaaacaCATCTTTGCTTGTGTcagttattatacttaattcTTTCCAATAAATACCTTCATCGCTAATCTGATAATTTctacaatatattttacgtttgtttatatttcttgATGAAATCTTagctttataataaaaattacttacTCCAAATATGCTGGTTCTACATATATAGGAAAATGATATGCAATATAAAGCGGAACATTGTAAATACAGTCTGGTTCAATAATTCCCATTCTTATATTGTCATCAAAGGGATTTATTGCTTCTCCAATATCTGCCAATTTCAATGTTTCTGCcaattgttttttataataaagggCTAAAGCATATGACGTTTCGTTTCGAATCTAAcatgtaaatagaaaaatataaattgatttgtGTATCAATCAATATTCATAATTCAATtacaataatctttttttgtatttaccTGAAGAGGCGATCGAATCGAAATTGTACGTTGTAAATTCTTATCGATAGTTGTATCTACAACTAAATGATACTGCACATTATGTTTCACAGGTCGAAGTGGAATAAATTTACAACCTTGTCGTTTTGGACAATATACTGAAACATCTTCAAAACCTAAAGtagcaaataaaatatacatacataccaaatatataattaagattttaaatacataaaaaaaaaaaaaaaaaaaaaaaaaaaaaaaaaaaaatatatatatatatatatatatattaaaataataaaataataatgttttatttaccttcaataattatatgtaatatttcaccagtgatcattttatatagacAAACTGGAGattcgttattaattatatcttgcGTGAATATTACACCATTTGACGGATTATCATCGAAATCAATTAACCCATTTTCATTAGTAATCCATTGTGGGCTTGTGCTACGAGAAATATGCTCAATATCAGGCGTGTTTGGCGTACTAGGAGGAGAATCGTCACATTGATAGTTTCGTGCAGTAAGGACTCGTGTAGTACTTTTACCAtcaatctaaaaaaaatataaaaattatgaataatatgaatatagaaaaattatatatattctcctgtAATTTACCTCTTCTTGAACAAGCAGCTCTATTCTACTAGCATGGCCTATATTATTTTGCAAATTTAtctcatttatatttgtaGGTATTATAGGTATTCCATTCTTAACCTCTACGAATGAATCTATAATCATATTCATAATTGCGAGATTACTTGGAgtaatcgtaaaattaataatatcttcaCTGGATATAATGATATACATTGTTGTTTGCGCTAATTTAATCTGTGTTTCAGTGACAGGACTTgctaaaaacaaatatttaatcacacatattatattgttaatacgttaaaaataattcacaaaAAGTACATACATAGTTCGATATTATTTGTTGATGGTGGATCTAAACCGTCGTCTTCATTTGCGCTTGAATCAGCTGAATCACTATCTTCATCTTCACTACTTTCATTACAGAATAAATAGTTTGTAGATTTTGCCAACTTTTTtgcattatcatcatcatcatcatcggaATCCTCGTCATATCCAGGATATATATTCATGCCTGAAagtgttatttataaaaaatgttgaaaaaaaaatttgttttttaaaattattattttatactacCAATAATTTGTAAAGAAATTGTATGTTCGGGGTTGATAAAGACCATATCCATTGAATCCTCGTCTTCATtagtatcaatattttttttcttttttaatgaatcttCGTCTGTACGCTGCCATGGATCCGTCCAATTTGAATCAATAATACATGATTCTCCATTATACATCTAATAAGAATATTGAGATATAagatgtttatttatatgttcattataattattgtaatgtattttaaatttaatatccttacttttatagttaatatccaTGGTCTATAATCAGTACCATCTTTTGTACAAAGTTCAATAAATGGTTCCCAAACTTTATGGTCAATATCATAACAAAACGCATGAACATTTAACTTTGattctaaatgaaaatttttgtaCCAATTATCAATGCTAATGTCAATAATAGTTTCTATTCGTATCATAGgaactttttctttgcttgtttccatttctattaatatatatactggTATTGATTTCAAACAAAAAGTTATATGTTGATTGTTATAATCATGTAATAGATCTAAATTTCCCAATAATTCTGGATATTAAAGaagtattatattacaaaagtgatatatgtttcataaatggtttataaatattatgtaaatacataccattttcaacttttttatAAGGTATGCTAGATACACTTTTGGGTGACCACAGATCAGTATGTTGATTAAAATCATGCCCAATAGTTCTATCATCAGATTTTAAAccaatatttgttataaaactTAAAGCTTCATTGATTATCTGGAAgtgttaatgtttaaataagtttcatttatacatttctGTTTCAATATTCCcataatatatgttttaataaaaatacttacaTCTATAAAAGTATGCATAATTCCAGGAGAAAGATGAATATAAACAGGACTTATAGAGACTACAATATCCATTGTATGATTTagcaattcttcttttttgcataTTTCTACATCACATGGACGAAGTAACCAATGTGGTGATTGACGAAGATAGGTCCCTTGACTTGTACTTTTAGCACGAACATTTGTGATTGTACAAACTATTGAAGAGAGACAATTATGGCTACTACTCTCTATCATTATTTCAgcttgaaataatattatatgtgtattgTTGGATTTCAAATCTCCGAATAGTAAAATTTCTGGCTTTTGTATTCGTACAGATATAGCAACAtctaaaaatcgaaaaataaatgtcataaaatattaataattaccaATTTTATCGAACATAATAGGTACAACAGTAAAATGCTTAACTCAATAattgttgaaataaattaaaaatactaacataaaaaataataaaaataacaatttttatagaattaaaaataaccttttatataattttaatttatttgaaataaaagcaTGAGGTTTCTATCATATGTATTACATTCAGCACGTTATTTCTTGAGTAATCAATTGATTAAATACCTGGTTGTTCCTTACAATATAGCACATAA carries:
- the LOC124951607 gene encoding vacuolar protein sorting-associated protein 13C-like isoform X2; its protein translation is MFEGAIAAFLNRLLGRYVEDLDTERFNIGIFSGDTCLTDLKLKPEALYQLGLPIRVEAGLIGKIILKIPWTGLLSQPVVIYIEDIFIVAVPILYGQYNMELQKKLLRAEKRKILEDLEGDEAFTAGLPLNFFDGIVTSIMRNFQITINNIHIRYEEKLFCNSLSACGICIQSISMTTTNNKWKPGIYSTNSQTLYQLVRAESLSIYMDHDTESSLQSCPSKWDLASFLAWKGTMLKSLQTFGMRNKEFQFLLKPFTAKIKIIIHKGSDVQTSRILIDIVLQDVAMQFSEMQYITFCHLYDSLLRAIINRPHRKYRPQKKIQESPSSWWKYAYYSVLDQYIRPYIWKNIEKHRKNYKKYKEMYTQILLQPNDTELKLDMQKLEDNLTIVNIVIAREHARQELRNKKIKQSHESLKAGAMEEKEVVLPNENKSQDNVQSIDQDRRRMFYNLADNGPSAKIKLEKLSRPIDYKYNFTLANFSLSLLSKNKEVLVATVTQFLTSIETAPKLSAFKISTRAESCVVEGVSQEGDLVPLIIVDNVLTGNVSTNFLALDFEKNGKDMDPSFDLSVKLETIEIIYHHYAMMEIINFFKLGNPYIKDTLTWSYKLYNSGVMKFLNFIDSITSQTFRITLKIDIGGPYIVFPEHGSIQREGYLMILDFGNILLVNELQAINLQLEDATLMELEELLYDRLNITFNGGQILCCHSGDDWRSARKQKDSEYHFISKTQANATISYSIKPEYRQLPRVKLNVSVPRLKFNVSESKIQLIIYFLNTLSIFCWNYTKEYQTFMRQINPKIKKNILVLSLKELKRIQQSICLPTVTKAQKKFDRVMQELLINNVPRLDRSVVSSEVSEEDLELLSKTINLYGFDDNVSPYNHMNFLVRFAIGELSLHVGFMNETREEPYLNLRLHTVYIESGIMEYGFAIQFGIGSILLLDKTSADITGSYLEFISTGEFHEVFVLSYRKVRSDCPDFKAFFKNIERSLLINLVNMNIILHRPALLKAKNFWCSINQILCRTLLFEFIKKLCLEIIEWKENDHDPPIPPGAIKLNYSARISSLTIRLCDKDTDIMKIEILGIENDCIYIANERMVFRIHLRNLLVEDLNEETLYAKILTTDEDKVLDIKYVRHTPKLYVCSDIDTNQDDVMSHGTFKLSIGRINCVLISKILQDLHYFLSPFASSFFTHFVIYLKKKCITYVEEFKRSAIKLHIFIDIQGPTFLLPQRKDIANLIVFDTGVLSVENFFKKVDLTTQTIKTHSIDGNHIIMDNILLKLKSMTVSRAIMTLSRDLEVQEPIIEPIYIHFDIKRKTEYHTIMEYETCGLFKMHGSVDFVCINLSQRDLQSVMSVWKDNISKIVFSQGKCENKRYSMMDKSSENINTENAMVKKLEVFLAQNEANLCEININVTLDGVQLNLFLDSDEVLSSPVRDLNHGLCKLNFGEIINTFDFYSDNSLQMKLSLQSVILQDTRKDSLVIKKIIQSPAKLIGLNIDSCISVSLSPIVDITYNQAPTGDKCFDILIQETRINLSIPFLFHLVRYFVDALPHDQIEGGIINHGYENNSGPYTNDNTTGSDNANYVLYCKEQPDVAISVRIQKPEILLFGDLKSNNTHIILFQAEIMIESSSHNCLSSIVCTITNVRAKSTSQGTYLRQSPHWLLRPCDVEICKKEELLNHTMDIVVSISPVYIHLSPGIMHTFIDIINEALSFITNIGLKSDDRTIGHDFNQHTDLWSPKSVSSIPYKKVENELLGNLDLLHDYNNQHITFCLKSIPVYILIEMETSKEKVPMIRIETIIDISIDNWYKNFHLESKLNVHAFCYDIDHKVWEPFIELCTKDGTDYRPWILTIKMYNGESCIIDSNWTDPWQRTDEDSLKKKKNIDTNEDEDSMDMVFINPEHTISLQIIGMNIYPGYDEDSDDDDDDNAKKLAKSTNYLFCNESSEDEDSDSADSSANEDDGLDPPSTNNIELSSPVTETQIKLAQTTMYIIISSEDIINFTITPSNLAIMNMIIDSFVEVKNGIPIIPTNINEINLQNNIGHASRIELLVQEEIDGKSTTRVLTARNYQCDDSPPSTPNTPDIEHISRSTSPQWITNENGLIDFDDNPSNGVIFTQDIINNESPVCLYKMITGEILHIIIEGFEDVSVYCPKRQGCKFIPLRPVKHNVQYHLVVDTTIDKNLQRTISIRSPLQIRNETSYALALYYKKQLAETLKLADIGEAINPFDDNIRMGIIEPDCIYNVPLYIAYHFPIYVEPAYLENYQISDEGIYWKELSIITDTSKDVFCKLKNNENQNVFCIKVVGTEVPMLIPQGSRVPNYLINIIPPVILNNQLPFVIDIGIPCINYEVKIEPGDKVNVHSLMYTGDIQFNFKIQNYLGTQWTGTIKVNMNLERKFVLMSTDNESYLINPFIIRVELCKIKSWYIIIHAQYWIVNKTGLPLFIQECHINLSYEIPEEELLVLSQKNNKKDTIRLRAHQSEWSLPFFLNGISSMSLIVCKDIERGRKYRILAEISNSRLSPLFTKIITFLPYFFVHNKTKKALRFMEENDHADLWNDLLPGQEVPFWPVTESLKMRVKWKHSLLDSQHFDITQIGKTVLRMDNGSALCIEIEGGTNTPYYIVFRKYMVGDVPVRVDNLCTELFLKINQINSGQVTLLNPFQSTLYTWDDPSMSRELMWNIYNNKKSSYKARFETDGFGQEVVPFVTVECRDGCTVSTAKSLLHTRSSYSQEKITTSADDDKNCNSEIKSSKVGQMRKDKITIYWVSYMEAAQRILLFTEDESIFLKARSIIEPEISKREIFLSIAGIGVSIISKCNERIKEFIYASITDSSACWELCFGKKWKTLSLELSAWLENKYINSFKKTQLDNFIDVDLVKMHMTKPFFGKLRRTYSPGIWIHCRQSMTMTYFQGYIHRIQVDNQLHDVTFPVVLHCSLEKNITNFMGNHKSKHCLEFILLKQNKLHRTIYKGISVILKKFDINLQEEVALSLINLIPKTTETKYSIAAKLRKDVSNVHTHMHHKNTDNLRRNKTTIIEYMYISPVIISLKLLANTEGPKIYNSSDLTDYHNIVKYIFEYAENGSFEKHAEFKFPYYEKYFTTTNIKQLLLEISRNYMVQFTQQFQVLIHSITVLGNQYGYNFKSLNNFYDPNSILICGEEIPEKLSHDIACLLGHATADTIIPSVVNLNNCESHNQRSKEKELYFHSIDISPAKFSINNVFSTDIELELSGLISLSTNSLQREELKYYLRTLGKKISAFFKIENASAETCPKLIENIIKRIQEMGCKFISRIRLPRFISPYMGVELYSTHKAKGMHLLELINKDYHGQVDTYWAHSILSNDGKLIALISLQRVYLIEKAAAWGLWNIKWSIDMNHLSPPTVVEDKLVLHVNKNEQASTAVVDWYLESKEMEVLEWLCRKINTAMALNMESSICSKQDV
- the LOC124951607 gene encoding vacuolar protein sorting-associated protein 13C-like isoform X5, which gives rise to MMEIINFFKLGNPYIKDTLTWSYKLYNSGVMKFLNFIDSITSQTFRITLKIDIGGPYIVFPEHGSIQREGYLMILDFGNILLVNELQAINLQLEDATLMELEELLYDRLNITFNGGQILCCHSGDDWRSARKQKDSEYHFISKTQANATISYSIKPEYRQLPRVKLNVSVPRLKFNVSESKIQLIIYFLNTLSIFCWNYTKEYQTFMRQINPKIKKNILVLSLKELKRIQQSICLPTVTKAQKKFDRVMQELLINNVPRLDRSVVSSEVSEEDLELLSKTINLYGFDDNVSPYNHMNFLVRFAIGELSLHVGFMNETREEPYLNLRLHTVYIESGIMEYGFAIQFGIGSILLLDKTSADITGSYLEFISTGEFHEVFVLSYRKVRSDCPDFKAFFKNIERSLLINLVNMNIILHRPALLKAKNFWCSINQILCRTLLFEFIKKLCLEIIEWKENDHDPPIPPGAIKLNYSARISSLTIRLCDKDTDIMKIEILGIENDCIYIANERMVFRIHLRNLLVEDLNEETLYAKILTTDEDKVLDIKYVRHTPKLYVCSDIDTNQDDVMSHGTFKLSIGRINCVLISKILQDLHYFLSPFASSFFTHFVIYLKKKCITYVEEFKRSAIKLHIFIDIQGPTFLLPQRKDIANLIVFDTGVLSVENFFKKVDLTTQTIKTHSIDGNHIIMDNILLKLKSMTVSRAIMTLSRDLEVQEPIIEPIYIHFDIKRKTEYHTIMEYETCGLFKMHGSVDFVCINLSQRDLQSVMSVWKDNISKIVFSQGKCENKRYSMMDKSSENINTENAMVKKLEVFLAQNEANLCEININVTLDGVQLNLFLDSDEVLSSPVRDLNHGLCKLNFGEIINTFDFYSDNSLQMKLSLQSVILQDTRKDSLVIKKIIQSPAKLIGLNIDSCISVSLSPIVDITYNQAPTGDKCFDILIQETRINLSIPFLFHLVRYFVDALPHDQIEGGIINHGYENNSGPYTNDNTTGSDNANYVLYCKEQPDVAISVRIQKPEILLFGDLKSNNTHIILFQAEIMIESSSHNCLSSIVCTITNVRAKSTSQGTYLRQSPHWLLRPCDVEICKKEELLNHTMDIVVSISPVYIHLSPGIMHTFIDIINEALSFITNIGLKSDDRTIGHDFNQHTDLWSPKSVSSIPYKKVENELLGNLDLLHDYNNQHITFCLKSIPVYILIEMETSKEKVPMIRIETIIDISIDNWYKNFHLESKLNVHAFCYDIDHKVWEPFIELCTKDGTDYRPWILTIKMYNGESCIIDSNWTDPWQRTDEDSLKKKKNIDTNEDEDSMDMVFINPEHTISLQIIGMNIYPGYDEDSDDDDDDNAKKLAKSTNYLFCNESSEDEDSDSADSSANEDDGLDPPSTNNIELSSPVTETQIKLAQTTMYIIISSEDIINFTITPSNLAIMNMIIDSFVEVKNGIPIIPTNINEINLQNNIGHASRIELLVQEEIDGKSTTRVLTARNYQCDDSPPSTPNTPDIEHISRSTSPQWITNENGLIDFDDNPSNGVIFTQDIINNESPVCLYKMITGEILHIIIEGFEDVSVYCPKRQGCKFIPLRPVKHNVQYHLVVDTTIDKNLQRTISIRSPLQIRNETSYALALYYKKQLAETLKLADIGEAINPFDDNIRMGIIEPDCIYNVPLYIAYHFPIYVEPAYLENYQISDEGIYWKELSIITDTSKDVFCKLKNNENQNVFCIKVVGTEVPMLIPQGSRVPNYLINIIPPVILNNQLPFVIDIGIPCINYEVKIEPGDKVNVHSLMYTGDIQFNFKIQNYLGTQWTGTIKVNMNLERKFVLMSTDNESYLINPFIIRVELCKIKSWYIIIHAQYWIVNKTGLPLFIQECHINLSYEIPEEELLVLSQKNNKKDTIRLRAHQSEWSLPFFLNGISSMSLIVCKDIERGRKYRILAEISNSRLSPLFTKIITFLPYFFVHNKTKKALRFMEENDHADLWNDLLPGQEVPFWPVTESLKMRVKWKHSLLDSQHFDITQIGKTVLRMDNGSALCIEIEGGTNTPYYIVFRKYMVGDVPVRVDNLCTELFLKINQINSGQVTLLNPFQSTLYTWDDPSMSRELMWNIYNNKKSSYKARFETDGFGQEVVPFVTVECRDGCTVSTAKSLLHTRSSYSQEKITTSADDDKNCNSEIKSSKVGQMRKDKITIYWVSYMEAAQRILLFTEDESIFLKARSIIEPEISKREIFLSIAGIGVSIISKCNERIKEFIYASITDSSACWELCFGKKWKTLSLELSAWLENKYINSFKKTQLDNFIDVDLVKMHMTKPFFGKLRRTYSPGIWIHCRQSMTMTYFQGYIHRIQVDNQLHDVTFPVVLHCSLEKNITNFMGNHKSKHCLEFILLKQNKLHRTIYKGISVILKKFDINLQEEVALSLINLIPKTTETKYSIAAKLRKDVSNVHTHMHHKNTDNLRRNKTTIIEYMYISPVIISLKLLANTEGPKIYNSSDLTDYHNIVKYIFEYAENGSFEKHAEFKFVLIFYCTLLNWIKCMYTNEKIFNFYYHIRFPYYEKYFTTTNIKQLLLEISRNYMVQFTQQFQVLIHSITVLGNQYGYNFKSLNNFYDPNSILICGEEIPEKLSHDIACLLGHATADTIIPSVVNLNNCESHNQRSKEKELYFHSIDISPAKFSINNVFSTDIELELSGLISLSTNSLQREELKYYLRTLGKKISAFFKIENASAETCPKLIENIIKRIQEMGCKFISRIRLPRFISPYMGVELYSTHKAKGMHLLELINKDYHGQVDTYWAHSILSNDGKLIALISLQRVYLIEKAAAWGLWNIKWSIDMNHLSPPTVVEDKLVLHVNKNEQASTAVVDWYLESKEMEVLEWLCRKINTAMALNMESSICSKQDV